In Anaerolineales bacterium, one DNA window encodes the following:
- a CDS encoding response regulator transcription factor has translation MKTTTLLVIEVKHAEIPSFASDLQKKGFDVHIAQNGSKAVALLKEVSPSLVIINAASLRSTGLRICQSLHEKDSKLPIILILDEDREVNKDAADAVLYLPFTVQKLVNRIKPLLPGDGKNILHVGPIRLDLEKRRVRSLGKSTKLTPRLVTLLQLLMDKHGEVVEREPLFKKAWETNYTGDTRTLDVHISWLRRAIELDPDNPKFLKTIRGVGYRLDV, from the coding sequence ATGAAGACCACCACACTTCTGGTCATTGAAGTTAAACACGCCGAGATCCCTTCTTTTGCCTCCGATTTGCAGAAGAAGGGATTTGATGTACACATTGCCCAAAACGGCAGTAAAGCGGTTGCATTGCTGAAGGAGGTAAGCCCGAGCCTGGTCATCATCAATGCGGCCTCCCTGCGCAGCACCGGACTGCGCATCTGCCAGTCCCTGCACGAAAAGGACTCAAAACTGCCAATTATCCTGATCCTCGATGAAGACCGCGAGGTCAACAAGGATGCGGCGGACGCGGTCCTGTATTTGCCCTTCACCGTGCAAAAACTTGTCAACCGCATCAAACCGCTTCTGCCCGGTGACGGAAAGAACATCCTGCACGTCGGTCCCATTCGGCTCGACCTTGAAAAACGCCGCGTGCGCAGTCTCGGTAAAAGCACAAAACTGACCCCGCGCCTGGTTACGCTGTTGCAGTTATTGATGGACAAACACGGCGAAGTGGTGGAACGCGAACCCCTCTTCAAAAAAGCCTGGGAAACCAACTACACCGGCGACACACGCACCCTGGATGTGCACATCTCCTGGCTGCGCCGCGCCATCGAGCTCGACCCCGATAACCCAAAATTCCTGAAAACCATCCGTGGCGTCGGCTACCGCCTAGATGTTTAA
- a CDS encoding DinB family protein, whose protein sequence is MKFRIGIENNNEGVRSIAWVLEHPGCYAYGKNEQEALANAVNAIAEYATWIGRHGVSWLPGNLKIELQAGQAWTDYQINEDFERVDEGGYDVDPFFEHDWKPLTAVDIERGRKLLSWSRADLMNVIESLTPEQWEIKREGERWDVAGIVNHIGGAEWWYLDRLGLAFPKAEVPKEPLARLEKVRTLMIERLPAFRDSKQVVGVDGEFWSPRKVLRRALWHERDHTEHIRKLL, encoded by the coding sequence ATGAAATTTCGGATTGGAATCGAGAACAACAACGAAGGCGTCCGTTCCATTGCATGGGTGCTCGAGCATCCGGGTTGTTATGCCTATGGGAAAAATGAGCAGGAGGCCCTTGCCAATGCAGTCAATGCGATTGCGGAATACGCAACGTGGATCGGGCGGCATGGAGTGTCATGGCTGCCCGGGAATTTAAAAATTGAACTTCAGGCCGGGCAGGCATGGACGGATTATCAAATCAACGAGGATTTTGAACGGGTGGATGAAGGTGGTTATGACGTGGATCCATTCTTTGAGCATGACTGGAAACCACTCACTGCCGTCGATATCGAACGCGGACGAAAACTGCTGTCATGGTCGCGCGCAGACTTGATGAATGTCATCGAAAGCCTGACTCCGGAACAATGGGAAATCAAAAGGGAGGGCGAGCGCTGGGATGTTGCAGGCATCGTCAACCACATCGGCGGCGCGGAGTGGTGGTATCTGGACCGGCTTGGCCTGGCATTTCCAAAGGCGGAAGTGCCGAAAGAGCCGCTCGCGCGCCTTGAAAAAGTCCGTACATTGATGATTGAACGATTGCCGGCATTCAGGGATTCAAAGCAAGTGGTTGGAGTGGATGGCGAGTTCTGGAGTCCGCGCAAGGTGTTGCGCCGCGCGCTCTGGCACGAACGCGATCATACCGAACATATTCGGAAGTTATTGTGA
- the smpB gene encoding SsrA-binding protein SmpB: protein MTENIKIIATNRKAGFEYTLIEKFEAGIALQGSEIKSIRAGQISIQESYVDVQNGEQAWLLEAHIAPYEQAGKFFNHEPRRKRRLLLHKKEIRELWNNVRIKGMTIVPLRVYLKDGRAKVEIAIAKGKKAYDKRATIAKRDEARDKERAMRVR from the coding sequence GTGACTGAAAACATCAAGATCATCGCCACCAACCGCAAAGCCGGTTTTGAATATACCCTCATCGAAAAGTTTGAGGCTGGCATCGCCCTGCAGGGATCGGAGATAAAATCCATCCGCGCGGGGCAGATCAGCATCCAGGAATCCTACGTGGATGTGCAGAACGGCGAGCAAGCCTGGCTGCTCGAAGCCCACATTGCCCCCTACGAACAGGCGGGTAAGTTCTTTAATCACGAACCGCGCCGCAAGCGCCGCCTGCTTCTGCATAAAAAAGAGATCCGCGAGTTGTGGAATAATGTCCGCATCAAAGGCATGACCATTGTCCCGCTCCGGGTTTATCTCAAGGACGGGCGCGCCAAAGTAGAGATCGCCATCGCCAAAGGCAAAAAGGCCTACGACAAACGCGCCACCATCGCCAAACGTGACGAAGCGCGCGATAAAGAACGAGCCATGCGAGTGAGATAG
- a CDS encoding MFS transporter — translation MRFNLFRQSDIPEKYRSNFRNLYLDIAWFGVLSGTAINFVNVYATRLGASGLQIGLLTATSAIVSLFLAIPAGHWVSKRKTGQAVFWSSIAFRIGYFLWIPLPWLFDAQGQIWALISLTFLMAIPLTPLGVGFNALFAEAVPDRFRARVAGTRNVTFAIAYMLTSLISGILLKAMPSPTGYQIVFAIGAVGAAMSSYHIYRIRPAKGDTAPLPPPPALDSESQTGFPRGIAGLLRLDVWKTHFKNVLLALFIFHLVHYLSNPIYPLFNVRVLNLNDSHLGNGMALYYLSVLMTSTQLGRIVNRYGHKQVTGWGVIGMSTYPIMLAFAQNVLHYYALSFLGGFLFALVNGAYANYMLENIPAHDRPSHLAWYTIMFNFAVLSSSIAGPLIADMIGLAPALILFGVLRIVAGIILLKWG, via the coding sequence ATGCGTTTCAACCTGTTTCGACAATCCGACATCCCCGAAAAATACCGTTCGAACTTCAGGAACCTCTATCTCGACATCGCCTGGTTTGGCGTGTTGAGCGGAACCGCCATCAACTTCGTCAACGTCTATGCCACGCGCCTCGGCGCGAGCGGCTTGCAGATCGGCCTGCTCACGGCCACCTCTGCCATCGTCAGCCTTTTCCTTGCCATCCCCGCCGGGCACTGGGTCAGCAAACGAAAAACGGGGCAGGCGGTTTTCTGGTCCTCCATCGCTTTCCGCATAGGCTACTTCCTGTGGATCCCGCTGCCTTGGCTCTTCGACGCGCAAGGCCAGATCTGGGCGCTCATCAGCCTGACCTTTCTCATGGCGATCCCTCTCACCCCGCTCGGCGTCGGCTTCAACGCCCTCTTCGCGGAAGCCGTCCCAGACCGCTTTCGCGCGCGCGTGGCAGGTACACGCAACGTCACCTTCGCCATCGCCTACATGCTCACCTCCCTGATCTCGGGAATCCTGCTCAAAGCGATGCCCTCCCCCACGGGGTATCAAATCGTTTTTGCGATCGGGGCCGTCGGCGCGGCGATGAGCAGTTACCACATCTACCGCATCCGCCCGGCAAAGGGCGACACCGCCCCGCTTCCCCCTCCGCCGGCACTTGATTCTGAATCCCAAACAGGATTCCCCCGCGGCATTGCCGGCCTCCTCCGCCTCGATGTATGGAAAACGCATTTCAAGAACGTCCTGCTGGCATTGTTTATCTTTCACCTGGTGCATTACCTATCCAACCCCATCTATCCCCTCTTCAATGTACGCGTCCTCAACCTTAACGACAGTCATCTTGGCAACGGCATGGCGCTTTACTACCTGTCCGTACTGATGACCTCCACACAACTGGGGCGCATCGTCAACCGGTACGGCCACAAACAGGTGACGGGTTGGGGCGTGATCGGGATGTCGACATACCCCATCATGCTGGCGTTCGCACAGAACGTCCTGCATTATTACGCGCTTTCCTTCCTCGGCGGATTCCTGTTCGCGCTGGTCAACGGTGCGTATGCCAACTACATGCTCGAAAACATCCCGGCTCATGACCGTCCCTCGCATCTGGCATGGTACACCATCATGTTCAACTTCGCCGTGCTGAGCAGCTCCATTGCAGGGCCGCTCATTGCGGATATGATCGGGCTTGCCCCCGCGCTCATCTTATTTGGTGTCTTGCGAATTGTTGCGGGCATCATCCTGCTCAAATGGGGATAG
- a CDS encoding response regulator transcription factor, translating into MKTIRVLVADDHPIVRDSLRTLIATEPDLELVGEAVDGEEAVRKSGELKPDVVLMDLVMPVKDGLQAISEIKHAHPDISILVLTSFSDEDKVFPAIRAGALGYLLKDSSPQQLLTAIHDVHRGEASLHPSIALQLIREINRPSDLPPVENPLSERELEVLKLVAQGLTNQEIAARLCLSEWTVRTHVRNILGKLHLANRTQAALFALREGLADLKNE; encoded by the coding sequence ATGAAAACCATACGCGTATTGGTCGCCGATGATCATCCCATCGTTCGAGATAGCCTCCGCACGCTGATCGCCACCGAACCAGACCTGGAACTGGTTGGGGAGGCAGTGGATGGCGAGGAGGCGGTGCGGAAAAGCGGGGAACTTAAACCCGATGTGGTTCTTATGGACCTGGTCATGCCGGTAAAGGACGGCCTGCAAGCCATCAGCGAAATTAAACACGCGCATCCCGATATATCCATTTTAGTGTTGACCAGTTTTTCAGACGAGGACAAGGTCTTTCCCGCCATTCGCGCAGGAGCGCTGGGGTACTTATTAAAAGACTCCTCGCCCCAGCAATTGCTCACAGCCATTCACGATGTGCATCGTGGCGAAGCCTCCCTGCACCCGAGCATCGCCCTGCAATTAATTCGGGAGATCAACCGTCCATCCGACCTGCCGCCCGTTGAGAATCCCCTCTCGGAGCGCGAACTGGAAGTGTTGAAACTCGTCGCACAGGGATTGACCAACCAGGAAATCGCCGCGCGGTTATGTCTAAGCGAATGGACGGTGCGAACGCACGTGCGGAATATTCTTGGAAAATTGCACCTGGCGAATCGCACGCAGGCGGCATTGTTTGCCTTGCGGGAGGGATTGGCCGACCTGAAGAACGAGTAG
- a CDS encoding histidine kinase, producing MIRVRLLIGFVLVALLPVIGVGIGTYIVGYQNGRQQSIDRLESVAARKELALQVWIQSLQLELQVASKGDYAPKLTSNALALSNENISYTWYNDLVRKRLQYFVDQSPQITELFLVDLKGRVIVSTVPTRERNSYADFIFDVHDLTIAHTQLPFRWDLSLSPQPAQEMVSDPSSVFVLIPVIKDDGHFVGAIGGKVGVDALHAILNETTGLGETGRAYLVNWDHTLLVGTDWRADDSESAEDLHIVRAGGIDRAIEESANFDGVYSNPAGETVIGIYRWLPDLNVVLAVEQDSAEAFQAVSANTTINLVIALIALVLAVFAALYMTQNIANPITDLADTASRIACGDLKPIANVAREDEVGALARAFNSMTSQLRDLINSLEQRVQERTHDFQEANAALEQRALQLETSAQVGREITSILEIDVLLNRVVELIQGAFGYYHVQVLLLDKDARQFVIGAGSGNRNVQHRYISLKEKSINVEAATTGRVQLVNDAQKDPNFLFDDRLPKTRSELVVPLKVGERVIGTLDVHDSRLNAFATEDALVIQSLGDQIAVAIENARLYDQSRKLAVLEERNRLSRELHDSVTQSLYSLVLFTEGWRRTVKSEGSEKIEEYLNRIGEIAQQSLKEMRLLILELRPPMLEQEGLVGALKKRLDAVEKRVGINARVVMDDFIELPAFLEKELYRIAQEALNNSLKHAKATKVTVRFYVEDQNIALEVVDDGMGFDPEAVGHRGGMGLLNMRERAKNLGGSLTIHSTPGKGTIVRVNAPTAETMVEPS from the coding sequence ATGATCCGTGTGCGTTTGCTTATAGGTTTTGTGCTGGTTGCCCTGCTTCCGGTCATCGGCGTGGGGATTGGCACGTACATTGTCGGTTACCAAAACGGGCGCCAGCAATCCATTGACCGGCTCGAGTCTGTGGCGGCGCGCAAGGAATTGGCGCTTCAGGTATGGATCCAGTCCTTGCAACTGGAATTGCAGGTTGCGTCCAAAGGGGATTATGCGCCAAAACTGACCAGCAACGCGCTGGCGTTATCGAACGAAAACATATCCTATACATGGTACAACGACCTGGTGCGAAAGCGGCTCCAATATTTTGTAGATCAGTCTCCCCAGATCACGGAACTATTCCTGGTGGATCTCAAAGGAAGGGTGATAGTCTCCACGGTTCCGACGAGAGAACGCAACAGCTACGCCGATTTCATCTTCGATGTGCATGACTTGACCATCGCCCATACCCAATTGCCGTTCCGCTGGGATTTAAGCCTCTCGCCCCAACCTGCTCAGGAGATGGTTTCGGATCCTTCGTCGGTGTTTGTTTTGATCCCGGTAATAAAGGATGACGGTCACTTCGTCGGCGCTATTGGCGGCAAAGTCGGTGTGGATGCGCTCCATGCGATCTTGAACGAAACCACAGGCCTCGGCGAAACAGGCCGGGCTTACCTGGTCAATTGGGATCATACGCTGTTGGTGGGAACGGATTGGCGTGCAGATGATTCCGAATCGGCAGAAGACCTGCATATCGTCCGGGCAGGCGGGATTGACAGGGCGATTGAAGAATCAGCCAACTTCGATGGCGTTTATTCCAATCCGGCGGGGGAGACCGTGATCGGCATTTATCGCTGGCTTCCCGACCTGAACGTGGTTCTTGCAGTGGAGCAGGATTCCGCGGAGGCGTTTCAGGCGGTTTCCGCCAACACGACCATCAATCTTGTGATTGCGCTCATCGCGCTTGTCCTGGCTGTATTTGCCGCGCTGTACATGACACAAAACATCGCAAACCCCATCACAGATTTGGCGGATACCGCCTCCCGTATTGCGTGCGGCGACCTGAAGCCGATTGCCAATGTTGCCCGCGAAGACGAGGTCGGCGCGCTGGCTCGCGCGTTCAACAGCATGACATCCCAATTGCGGGATTTGATCAACTCTTTGGAGCAACGCGTCCAGGAACGCACCCATGATTTTCAGGAGGCAAACGCCGCGCTGGAGCAAAGGGCGTTGCAATTGGAAACGAGCGCGCAGGTGGGGCGTGAGATCACCTCCATTCTCGAGATTGACGTTTTACTGAATCGGGTCGTGGAGTTAATCCAGGGCGCATTTGGTTATTATCATGTGCAGGTGTTGTTGCTGGACAAGGACGCCAGGCAATTTGTCATTGGGGCTGGCAGTGGAAATCGCAACGTGCAACACCGCTATATAAGCCTCAAGGAAAAAAGCATCAATGTGGAGGCCGCAACGACCGGCAGGGTTCAACTGGTCAACGACGCGCAAAAAGACCCAAATTTTCTCTTCGACGACAGGTTGCCAAAGACGCGCTCGGAATTGGTTGTCCCCTTGAAAGTGGGAGAACGGGTGATCGGCACGCTGGATGTGCATGATTCCAGGTTGAACGCATTCGCCACGGAAGACGCCCTTGTAATTCAAAGCCTGGGAGACCAGATCGCGGTGGCAATCGAAAATGCGCGTCTCTACGACCAAAGCAGGAAACTGGCCGTTTTGGAGGAGCGCAACCGTCTCTCCCGCGAGTTGCACGATTCGGTCACGCAATCCCTCTACAGCCTGGTCCTTTTTACGGAAGGCTGGCGGCGCACGGTAAAGAGCGAAGGCAGCGAAAAAATAGAGGAATACCTTAACCGAATTGGGGAGATCGCCCAGCAGTCGCTGAAAGAGATGCGGTTGCTTATCCTTGAATTGAGGCCGCCAATGCTCGAACAGGAGGGGCTTGTGGGCGCGTTGAAAAAACGGCTGGACGCGGTGGAAAAACGAGTCGGCATCAACGCGCGCGTCGTGATGGATGATTTCATCGAACTGCCGGCGTTTCTGGAGAAGGAACTTTATCGGATCGCCCAGGAGGCGCTGAACAATTCCCTGAAACACGCTAAAGCCACAAAAGTGACCGTGCGGTTCTATGTGGAGGACCAAAATATCGCGCTGGAAGTTGTGGATGATGGAATGGGATTCGATCCTGAGGCAGTGGGACATCGAGGAGGTATGGGGTTGCTCAATATGCGCGAGCGGGCAAAGAACCTGGGAGGCAGTTTGACGATCCACTCCACGCCGGGCAAAGGTACAATTGTCAGGGTAAACGCGCCAACAGCCGAAACGATGGTTGAGCCGTCTTGA